A stretch of the Mesorhizobium sp. Pch-S genome encodes the following:
- the nusB gene encoding transcription antitermination factor NusB, producing the protein MTEPSDSAPRQANKRGAARLAAVQALYQMDVAGSGLLEITAEYEAFRLGKEVDGALYREADAQWFRAILAGVVENQKTVDPVIRQSLTEDWPLSRLDSTLRAILRAGVYELMKREDVPVAVIVSEYVDIAKAFYSEEEPKLVNAVLDRVARRVRGEGRGKDAR; encoded by the coding sequence GTGACCGAACCGTCCGATTCTGCTCCGCGCCAGGCCAACAAGCGGGGTGCTGCGCGCCTGGCAGCAGTGCAGGCGCTCTACCAGATGGATGTCGCCGGCTCCGGCTTGCTGGAGATCACCGCCGAATACGAGGCGTTTCGGCTCGGCAAGGAAGTCGACGGCGCGCTCTACCGTGAGGCGGACGCACAGTGGTTTCGTGCGATCCTGGCTGGTGTGGTCGAGAACCAGAAGACTGTCGATCCGGTTATCCGCCAGTCGCTGACAGAAGACTGGCCGCTGTCCCGCCTGGATTCCACGCTGCGCGCTATCCTGCGCGCCGGCGTCTACGAGTTGATGAAGCGCGAGGACGTGCCGGTCGCGGTGATCGTCTCGGAATATGTCGACATCGCCAAGGCGTTCTACTCCGAAGAAGAGCCCAAGCTGGTCAATGCGGTGCTCGACCGTGTCGCACGCCGCGTGCGCGGCGAGGGCAGGGGAAAGGACGCACGATGA
- the ribH gene encoding 6,7-dimethyl-8-ribityllumazine synthase, producing MAGTSQHGKAFIQPQKNAHLLIIEARFHDDLADALLDGAASALGEAGATYDVVTVPGSLEIPGVIAFALDGMAEGGKIYDGFVALGTVIRGDTYHFDIVANESSRALMDLSVQESIAIGNGILTTENEEQAWVRAKKSEGDKGGFAARAALTMIALKEKLGAPS from the coding sequence ATGGCTGGCACATCCCAACACGGCAAGGCGTTCATTCAGCCGCAGAAGAACGCCCACCTTCTCATCATCGAGGCGAGGTTCCATGACGACCTCGCGGACGCGCTGCTTGACGGCGCCGCGAGCGCACTCGGCGAAGCGGGCGCGACCTACGACGTGGTGACCGTTCCTGGCTCGCTCGAAATCCCCGGCGTCATTGCCTTCGCGCTCGACGGCATGGCCGAGGGCGGCAAGATCTATGACGGCTTCGTGGCGCTCGGTACCGTCATTCGCGGTGATACCTATCATTTCGACATCGTGGCGAACGAGTCGAGCCGTGCGCTGATGGATCTCTCTGTCCAGGAGTCGATTGCAATCGGCAATGGTATCCTGACCACCGAAAACGAGGAACAGGCCTGGGTACGCGCCAAGAAGAGCGAAGGCGACAAGGGCGGGTTCGCGGCGCGCGCAGCGCTGACCATGATTGCGCTCAAGGAAAAACTGGGAGCGCCATCGTGA
- a CDS encoding pyridoxal-phosphate dependent enzyme, producing MEKRADSSETARPRRPRLDEIEAARTRLAAYMPRTPLLQLDLGLPDRRIFLKLETLSPIGAFKLRPALNALLSRDIKTLRNGVATASSGNMAYGMAWAAHRLGVPMAAYMYSGAPRAKIDGVRKLGGEVRFISMETWWRYIVDAERPELDELLINPVTDQAVLIGNGTIGLEIVEDLPEVDVVVTPFGGGSLTTGVASAVKALCPGTKIIAAEDEQAAPVTAALAAGRIVEIDTRPSFVKSIGGPSLVPQLWPVVHPLIDGAVAVSLDQITDAMRLLFSKGKIVAEGAGAASLAVALASDSIKGNVVCVISGGNIDTRAYSQVLAGVIPEP from the coding sequence ATGGAGAAGCGGGCAGACAGCTCAGAGACCGCAAGGCCACGACGCCCGCGGCTCGACGAGATCGAGGCAGCGCGGACTCGGCTGGCAGCCTACATGCCCCGCACGCCGTTGCTTCAGCTCGATCTCGGGCTGCCGGATCGGCGCATCTTCCTCAAACTGGAAACACTCTCCCCCATAGGGGCCTTCAAACTGAGGCCGGCACTCAACGCGCTGTTGTCGCGTGACATCAAGACCTTGCGCAACGGCGTTGCGACGGCAAGTTCCGGCAACATGGCCTATGGCATGGCCTGGGCGGCGCACAGGCTTGGTGTCCCGATGGCCGCCTACATGTATTCGGGAGCACCGCGTGCCAAGATCGACGGCGTCCGCAAGCTCGGCGGCGAGGTCCGCTTCATCTCCATGGAAACCTGGTGGCGTTATATCGTCGACGCCGAGCGTCCCGAGCTCGACGAGCTTCTCATCAATCCGGTGACGGATCAGGCAGTGCTGATCGGTAACGGCACGATCGGCCTCGAGATCGTCGAGGATCTACCCGAGGTCGATGTGGTGGTGACACCCTTCGGCGGTGGCAGCCTGACGACGGGTGTCGCCAGCGCAGTCAAGGCTTTGTGCCCGGGAACGAAGATCATCGCCGCCGAAGATGAACAGGCCGCGCCTGTCACCGCTGCTCTTGCTGCCGGGCGCATTGTCGAGATCGACACAAGGCCGTCCTTCGTGAAGAGCATTGGCGGCCCGTCGCTCGTGCCGCAGTTGTGGCCGGTTGTGCATCCTCTCATCGATGGAGCTGTTGCCGTCAGTCTCGACCAGATCACGGATGCGATGCGGCTCTTGTTCTCGAAAGGCAAGATCGTGGCGGAAGGTGCCGGCGCCGCTTCGCTGGCGGTTGCCCTTGCCAGCGACAGCATCAAAGGCAATGTGGTGTGCGTCATATCGGGCGGCAACATCGACACGAGGGCTTATTCGCAAGTGCTGGCTGGTGTCATTCCGGAGCCATGA
- a CDS encoding DUF1905 domain-containing protein has translation MSEFQFEAQIIHWRGPSPFFFAPVPPHCGEEIRQMSKFVTYGWGMIPVEATIRGFTFSSSLFPKNEGYLLPLKDKVRRELDLTAGDMVSVAMTVRSAQR, from the coding sequence ATGTCTGAGTTTCAATTCGAAGCCCAGATAATTCACTGGCGAGGCCCGTCTCCGTTTTTCTTTGCGCCGGTACCTCCACATTGCGGCGAAGAGATACGGCAAATGTCGAAGTTCGTGACTTATGGCTGGGGGATGATCCCGGTCGAGGCCACGATCCGTGGTTTCACGTTTTCCTCGTCGTTGTTCCCAAAGAACGAGGGCTATCTTCTGCCTTTGAAGGACAAGGTAAGGCGAGAACTCGATCTGACTGCAGGTGACATGGTTTCTGTCGCAATGACAGTCCGGTCGGCACAGCGCTAG
- a CDS encoding riboflavin synthase, translating to MFTGIVTDIGTVAAVAPRKEGIGLRIDTSYDPATIDIGASISCGGVCLTVTALPEQGSNARWFEVEAWEEALRLTTASDWKAGTRINLERALKIGDELGGHIVSGHVDGTALVVAREDEGDAVRFTLEAPRELAKFIAPKGSVALDGTSLTVNKVEGTHFDVLLIHHSLQVTTWADRQVGDRINIEIDTMARYAARLAEAAKEGL from the coding sequence ATGTTCACCGGCATTGTCACCGATATTGGCACTGTGGCCGCGGTTGCTCCGCGCAAGGAAGGCATCGGCCTGCGCATCGATACCAGCTACGATCCGGCGACCATCGACATCGGCGCTTCGATTTCCTGTGGCGGCGTGTGCCTGACGGTGACGGCGCTGCCGGAGCAGGGGTCCAACGCACGCTGGTTCGAGGTCGAGGCCTGGGAGGAGGCACTGAGGCTCACCACGGCGTCGGACTGGAAGGCCGGCACCCGCATCAATCTTGAGCGCGCGTTGAAGATAGGCGACGAACTGGGCGGTCATATCGTGTCAGGCCATGTCGACGGTACCGCACTGGTCGTGGCGCGCGAGGACGAGGGCGATGCCGTGCGTTTCACGCTCGAGGCGCCGCGCGAACTGGCCAAATTCATTGCGCCCAAGGGTTCCGTGGCGCTGGACGGTACCTCGCTTACCGTGAACAAGGTGGAGGGCACGCATTTCGACGTGCTTTTGATCCATCATTCACTGCAGGTGACGACCTGGGCGGATCGGCAGGTGGGCGATCGCATCAACATCGAGATCGACACCATGGCACGCTACGCGGCGCGGCTGGCCGAGGCGGCAAAAGAAGGGCTTTGA
- the ribD gene encoding bifunctional diaminohydroxyphosphoribosylaminopyrimidine deaminase/5-amino-6-(5-phosphoribosylamino)uracil reductase RibD has translation MAAAIRLSRRNLGRTATNPSVGTIIVRDDGAGPMIVGTGVTAVGGRPHAETEALAEAGVLANGATAYVTLEPCAHHGRTPPCANALVAAGIKRVVGSASDPDPRVSGKGYAILRDAGVEVIEHVMATEAGEQMAGYLMRSLRKRPEVILKLALSADGMIGRKGAGQISITGDAARREVHLIRAEADAVLIGIGTALEDDPALTVRLPGLEGRSPARVVLDRHIRLPEAAKLLADVDRVPLYIAACAEVDTQRKAALERRGVRFIGTETVDGRIALPELMEDLAALGMASVLVEGGAEIAKAFLDEGLVDRIILFTGPASIGADGIASPIDATGIPAGYRKLRETSFGEDRCAEWVRDNL, from the coding sequence ATGGCCGCGGCGATCCGGCTGTCGCGACGCAATCTCGGCCGCACGGCTACCAATCCTTCGGTTGGCACGATCATCGTACGGGATGATGGCGCCGGCCCGATGATCGTTGGCACCGGTGTGACCGCGGTCGGCGGGCGTCCGCATGCCGAAACCGAGGCTCTGGCCGAGGCGGGTGTGCTGGCCAACGGTGCGACCGCCTATGTGACACTCGAACCTTGCGCCCATCATGGCCGCACGCCACCCTGTGCCAACGCACTGGTTGCCGCAGGCATCAAGCGGGTGGTTGGTTCAGCGAGCGACCCGGATCCGCGCGTGTCGGGCAAGGGTTATGCCATCCTGCGTGATGCCGGCGTTGAAGTGATCGAGCATGTGATGGCCACGGAGGCTGGCGAGCAGATGGCCGGCTACCTGATGCGCTCTCTCAGGAAGCGCCCGGAAGTGATTCTGAAACTTGCCCTTTCCGCGGACGGCATGATCGGCCGCAAAGGCGCCGGCCAGATCTCCATCACCGGTGATGCAGCGCGCCGCGAGGTGCATCTGATCCGCGCGGAAGCGGACGCGGTTCTGATCGGGATCGGTACGGCCCTCGAGGACGATCCTGCTTTGACTGTGCGCCTGCCTGGGCTGGAAGGGCGCTCGCCGGCGCGGGTGGTGCTTGATCGTCACATCCGTTTGCCGGAAGCAGCCAAGCTCCTGGCCGATGTGGACCGTGTGCCCCTTTACATCGCCGCCTGCGCCGAAGTGGATACTCAGCGCAAGGCAGCCTTGGAACGGCGCGGCGTGCGCTTTATCGGCACTGAAACGGTCGATGGCCGTATCGCGCTGCCAGAACTCATGGAGGACCTGGCCGCGCTCGGTATGGCGAGCGTGCTGGTTGAAGGCGGCGCGGAGATCGCCAAGGCATTTCTGGACGAGGGTTTGGTTGACCGGATCATTCTCTTCACCGGGCCTGCCTCGATCGGCGCGGATGGAATTGCGTCGCCTATCGACGCGACCGGCATTCCGGCAGGATACCGTAAATTGCGCGAGACCAGCTTCGGCGAGGATCGTTGCGCAGAATGGGTAAGGGATAATCTCTGA
- the nrdR gene encoding transcriptional regulator NrdR, with amino-acid sequence MRCPYCQSEDTQVKDSRPAEDGAAIRRRRVCPDCGGRFTTFERVQLRDLVVVKKSGRKVPFDRDKLARSVETAVRKRNVDPDRIDRAVTGIVRQLESSGETEIPSAEVGRLVMDALKSLDDVAYVRFASVYRNFREAKDFHEVLGELKGDEDAE; translated from the coding sequence ATGCGTTGTCCCTATTGCCAGTCCGAAGACACGCAGGTGAAGGATTCGCGTCCCGCTGAGGATGGCGCCGCCATCCGCCGTCGCCGCGTCTGCCCCGATTGCGGCGGCCGCTTCACCACGTTCGAGCGCGTGCAGTTGCGCGACCTCGTCGTCGTCAAGAAATCAGGCCGCAAGGTGCCATTCGATCGTGACAAGCTTGCGCGCTCGGTCGAGACCGCGGTGCGCAAGCGCAATGTCGATCCCGATCGGATCGACCGCGCGGTCACTGGTATCGTGCGTCAGCTGGAAAGCTCGGGTGAGACCGAAATCCCGTCGGCGGAAGTTGGTCGCCTGGTGATGGACGCGCTGAAGTCGCTGGACGATGTTGCCTATGTCCGTTTTGCTTCGGTCTATCGCAATTTCCGCGAAGCCAAGGACTTCCACGAGGTGCTTGGCGAACTGAAGGGCGACGAGGACGCTGAGTAA
- the phoA gene encoding alkaline phosphatase, producing the protein MATAALSALLVSGTVYGQGAADAFLQRGAKGDITQQGGARRLTGEATAEFQKYIQGGDVKNVILLIGDGMGDSEITVARNVAEGAGGFFKGIDALPVTGQYTHYALDKKSGKPSYVTDSAASGSAWATGTKTYNGAISVDIQEKSHKTLIELARAAGIGTGNVSTAEIQDATPAVQVAHVTQRKCYGPTATTEKCPTNALENGGLGSISEQLLNTRADVVLGGGAKSFAEAAKAGDWKDKTLLDQAKERGFQIVTNADELKALTAANNDKPVLGLFSEGNMPVRWKGPKATHHGNIDQPVVTCEPNSERAATVPTLAAMTTKAIELLKTNEKGFFLQVEGASIDKQDHAANPCGQIGETVDLDEAVQVALDFAKADGKTLVIVTADHAHTSQIIPNETKSTGLTQALNTKDGTVLTINYGTSEDENDQEHTGAQLRVAAYGPHAANFAGLTDQTDMFFTIRDALKLAD; encoded by the coding sequence ATGGCTACCGCAGCGCTTTCGGCGCTTCTCGTGTCCGGCACCGTTTACGGGCAGGGTGCTGCCGATGCCTTTCTGCAGCGCGGCGCCAAGGGTGACATTACCCAGCAGGGTGGTGCCCGGCGTCTGACCGGAGAGGCCACCGCTGAATTTCAGAAATACATCCAGGGCGGTGACGTGAAGAATGTCATCCTTCTCATCGGCGACGGCATGGGCGATTCCGAAATCACGGTGGCGCGTAATGTTGCCGAAGGCGCCGGCGGGTTCTTCAAGGGCATTGATGCGCTGCCGGTTACCGGTCAGTACACGCACTATGCGCTCGACAAGAAGAGCGGCAAGCCGAGCTATGTCACCGATTCCGCGGCTTCAGGCTCGGCCTGGGCAACGGGCACCAAGACCTACAACGGCGCCATCTCCGTCGACATCCAGGAAAAGTCTCACAAGACCCTGATCGAGCTGGCCAGGGCGGCGGGTATCGGCACGGGTAACGTCTCGACCGCCGAGATCCAGGACGCCACGCCTGCGGTGCAGGTCGCCCACGTCACGCAGCGGAAATGCTACGGCCCGACAGCGACCACCGAAAAATGCCCGACCAATGCGCTGGAGAACGGTGGCCTCGGATCGATTTCCGAGCAATTGCTGAACACCCGCGCCGATGTTGTGCTGGGCGGTGGTGCAAAGAGCTTTGCCGAGGCCGCCAAGGCCGGCGACTGGAAGGACAAGACCTTGCTCGACCAGGCCAAGGAGCGCGGTTTCCAGATCGTGACGAATGCCGACGAACTCAAGGCTCTGACCGCCGCCAACAACGACAAGCCGGTGCTTGGCCTGTTCTCGGAGGGTAACATGCCGGTGCGCTGGAAGGGCCCGAAGGCCACCCACCATGGCAACATCGACCAACCGGTCGTGACCTGCGAACCGAACAGCGAACGCGCCGCCACCGTTCCGACGCTGGCCGCGATGACGACCAAGGCGATCGAGCTGCTCAAGACCAACGAGAAGGGTTTCTTCCTGCAGGTCGAAGGTGCTTCGATCGACAAGCAGGATCATGCTGCCAATCCATGCGGCCAGATCGGCGAGACGGTCGATCTGGACGAAGCCGTGCAGGTTGCGCTCGACTTCGCCAAGGCCGACGGCAAGACACTGGTCATCGTTACCGCCGACCACGCCCACACCAGCCAGATCATTCCGAACGAGACCAAGTCCACCGGTCTGACCCAGGCTCTGAACACCAAGGATGGCACGGTCCTCACCATCAACTACGGCACGTCGGAAGACGAAAACGATCAGGAACATACTGGTGCGCAGCTCCGTGTCGCGGCCTATGGTCCGCATGCGGCCAATTTTGCCGGCCTGACGGACCAGACTGACATGTTCTTCACCATCCGTGATGCGCTGAAGCTGGCCGACTGA
- the rplQ gene encoding 50S ribosomal protein L17, with the protein MRHGFKGRRFARSVSHRKSMFANLAVSLIEHEQIVTTLPKAKDLRPIVEKLVTLGKRGDLHARRQVIAQIGNEPVVKRLFDTIAPRYAQRNGGYLRIMKAGFRKGDNAAMAVIEFVDRDTSAKGAADRARVEAEATETEAA; encoded by the coding sequence ATGCGCCACGGTTTCAAAGGCCGTCGCTTCGCCCGCAGCGTAAGCCACCGCAAGTCGATGTTCGCCAACCTCGCAGTGTCTCTGATCGAGCACGAGCAGATCGTCACCACTCTGCCGAAGGCGAAGGACCTGCGTCCGATCGTCGAGAAGCTCGTCACGCTCGGCAAGCGCGGCGACCTGCACGCTCGTCGTCAGGTCATCGCACAGATCGGCAACGAGCCGGTCGTGAAGCGTCTGTTCGACACGATCGCGCCGCGTTATGCGCAGCGCAACGGCGGCTATCTCCGCATCATGAAGGCAGGTTTCCGCAAGGGCGACAACGCTGCCATGGCGGTCATCGAGTTCGTTGACCGCGATACCTCGGCCAAGGGCGCTGCCGACCGCGCTCGCGTCGAAGCCGAAGCGACCGAGACCGAAGCGGCCTAA
- the rpsK gene encoding 30S ribosomal protein S11 — MAKEAARVRRRERKNISSGVAHVNSTFNNTMITISDAQGNAIAWSSAGAQGFKGSRKSTPFAAQMAAEDVAKKAQEHGMRMLEVEVCGPGSGRESALRALQAAGFTITSIRDVTPIPHNGCRPRKKRRV; from the coding sequence ATGGCCAAGGAAGCCGCACGCGTCCGTCGCCGCGAACGCAAGAACATTTCGTCGGGTGTCGCTCACGTCAACTCGACCTTCAACAACACCATGATCACCATTTCCGACGCACAGGGCAATGCGATTGCCTGGTCGTCGGCTGGCGCCCAGGGCTTCAAGGGTTCGCGCAAGTCGACCCCGTTCGCTGCCCAGATGGCCGCCGAAGACGTCGCCAAGAAGGCGCAGGAACACGGCATGCGTATGCTCGAGGTCGAGGTTTGCGGTCCGGGTTCGGGTCGTGAGTCGGCGCTTCGCGCGTTGCAGGCTGCGGGCTTCACCATCACTTCGATCCGTGATGTGACGCCGATCCCGCACAACGGCTGCCGTCCGCGCAAGAAGCGCCGCGTCTAA
- the rpsM gene encoding 30S ribosomal protein S13, translating to MARIAGVNIPTNKRVVIALQYIHGIGKKFAQEIVEKVGIPAERRVNQLTDAEVLQIRETIDRDYQVEGDLRREVSMNIKRLMDLGCYRGLRHRRSLPVRGQRTHTNARTRKGPAKAIAGKKK from the coding sequence ATGGCTCGTATAGCCGGCGTTAACATTCCGACCAACAAGCGCGTCGTCATCGCGCTTCAGTACATTCACGGCATTGGCAAGAAGTTCGCCCAGGAGATCGTCGAAAAGGTCGGCATCCCGGCCGAGCGCCGCGTCAACCAGCTGACCGATGCCGAAGTGCTGCAGATCCGCGAGACGATCGACCGCGACTATCAGGTCGAAGGTGATCTGCGTCGTGAAGTCTCGATGAACATCAAGCGTCTGATGGACCTCGGCTGCTACCGCGGCCTGCGTCACCGTCGTTCGCTGCCGGTGCGCGGTCAGCGTACCCACACCAACGCCCGCACCCGCAAGGGTCCGGCGAAGGCGATCGCCGGCAAGAAGAAGTAA
- a CDS encoding adenylate kinase, producing the protein MRLILLGPPGAGKGTQAQRLVEKHGIPQLSTGDMLRAAVKAETPVGLKAKAVMDAGELVSDAIVNAIVAERIDQADCAKGFILDGYPRTLAQADAVEAMLAERKLKLDAVIELVVDDKVLVGRIVKRAQEAAAAGQPVRKDDNPEVFEERLREYYKKTAPLIGYYHAKGMLKGVDGMADIDAVTGQIETILATAVQK; encoded by the coding sequence ATGAGGTTGATATTGCTTGGCCCGCCTGGTGCGGGCAAGGGGACGCAAGCGCAGCGACTGGTTGAAAAACATGGCATTCCGCAACTCTCCACCGGAGACATGCTGCGTGCTGCGGTCAAGGCGGAAACACCCGTAGGTCTCAAGGCCAAGGCCGTGATGGACGCCGGTGAACTGGTGTCCGACGCTATCGTCAACGCCATCGTTGCCGAGCGCATCGACCAGGCCGATTGCGCCAAAGGGTTCATCCTTGACGGCTATCCGCGCACGCTGGCGCAGGCCGACGCTGTGGAGGCGATGCTGGCGGAGCGCAAGCTGAAGCTGGACGCCGTCATCGAACTCGTTGTCGACGACAAGGTGCTTGTCGGCCGAATCGTCAAGCGCGCGCAGGAAGCAGCGGCCGCCGGACAGCCGGTGCGCAAGGACGACAACCCCGAAGTCTTCGAGGAGCGTCTGCGCGAATATTACAAGAAGACTGCTCCGCTCATCGGTTATTACCATGCCAAGGGCATGTTGAAAGGCGTCGACGGCATGGCCGACATCGATGCCGTGACCGGTCAGATCGAGACCATTCTGGCAACGGCTGTCCAGAAATGA
- the secY gene encoding preprotein translocase subunit SecY — translation MASAAEQLASNLNFAAFAKAEDLKKRIWFTIGALLVYRLGTYIPLPGIDPAAFSQAFQSQSKGVLGMFNMFAGGAVQRMAIFALGIMPYISASIIMQLMTSVIPSLEALKKEGEQGRKIINQYTRYGTVLLAIVQAYGISAGLENGNGIVTDPGMFFRISTVITLVGGTMFLMWLGEQITARGIGNGISLIIFAGIVAGLPSAISGTLELGRTGALSTPLILAIIILAVVVIALIVFFERAQRRLLIQYPKRQVGNRMFQGDTSHLPLKLNTSGVIPPIFASSLLLLPATVAGFSSTTNLPAWANTVLASLGHGQPLYMAFYAAMIVFFAFFYTAIVFNPKDTADQLKKHSGFIPGYRPGERTAEYIDYVLTRITVIGAIYLVVICLMPEFLISATGVPFYLGGTSLLIVVSVTLDTVAQIQGHLIAHQYEGLIKKSKLRGGKRGR, via the coding sequence ATGGCTTCGGCTGCTGAACAACTGGCGTCCAATCTCAATTTCGCGGCCTTTGCCAAGGCCGAGGATCTCAAGAAGCGCATCTGGTTTACGATCGGCGCTCTCCTCGTGTATCGCCTTGGCACGTACATCCCGCTTCCAGGCATCGATCCAGCCGCGTTCTCGCAGGCTTTCCAGTCGCAGTCCAAGGGCGTGCTGGGCATGTTCAACATGTTCGCCGGCGGCGCCGTGCAGCGCATGGCGATCTTCGCGCTGGGCATCATGCCCTACATCTCCGCTTCCATCATCATGCAGCTGATGACGTCGGTCATTCCGTCGCTCGAAGCGCTGAAGAAGGAAGGCGAGCAGGGTCGCAAGATCATCAATCAATACACCCGCTACGGCACAGTGCTGCTCGCCATCGTGCAGGCATACGGCATTTCGGCGGGGCTCGAGAACGGCAACGGCATCGTCACCGATCCGGGCATGTTCTTCCGCATTTCCACCGTGATTACACTGGTGGGCGGCACCATGTTCCTGATGTGGCTGGGTGAGCAGATCACTGCACGCGGCATCGGCAACGGCATTTCACTGATCATCTTCGCCGGTATCGTCGCCGGCCTGCCAAGCGCGATTTCAGGCACGTTGGAACTCGGCCGCACCGGTGCGCTGTCAACTCCGCTTATCCTGGCCATCATCATCCTGGCTGTCGTGGTCATCGCGCTGATCGTCTTCTTCGAGCGGGCCCAGCGCCGGCTCTTGATCCAGTATCCGAAGCGTCAGGTTGGCAACCGGATGTTCCAGGGCGACACGTCGCACCTGCCGCTGAAGCTCAATACGTCGGGCGTCATTCCTCCGATCTTCGCTTCGTCGCTGCTGCTTCTGCCGGCGACCGTTGCCGGGTTCTCAAGCACGACCAACCTGCCGGCCTGGGCGAACACCGTGCTGGCGTCGCTGGGTCACGGCCAGCCGCTCTACATGGCATTCTATGCGGCCATGATCGTGTTCTTCGCATTCTTCTATACGGCGATCGTCTTCAATCCGAAGGACACCGCCGACCAGTTGAAGAAGCATTCCGGCTTCATCCCCGGTTACCGTCCGGGAGAGCGGACTGCCGAGTACATCGACTACGTGCTTACCCGCATCACCGTGATCGGCGCCATCTATCTGGTTGTCATCTGCTTGATGCCGGAATTCCTGATTTCGGCGACTGGCGTACCGTTCTACCTTGGTGGCACTTCGCTTCTGATCGTGGTCAGTGTAACGCTCGACACCGTTGCGCAGATTCAGGGTCATCTGATCGCGCATCAGTACGAGGGTCTGATCAAGAAGTCGAAGCTGCGCGGAGGTAAGAGGGGTAGATGA
- the rplO gene encoding 50S ribosomal protein L15, producing the protein MKLNDLRDKDGATKARKRLGRGIGSGSGKTAGRGVKGQKARSGVAINGFEGGQMPLYRRLPKRGFNNIFAKSFATVSLARIQTAIDAKKLDAKETVTGEALVKAGVIRRLKDGVRVLSDGELKAKLSFDVAGASKAAIEKIEKAGGSVKLPEKASAE; encoded by the coding sequence ATGAAACTCAACGACCTGCGTGACAAGGACGGCGCGACCAAGGCTCGCAAGCGTCTCGGACGCGGCATTGGCTCGGGCTCCGGCAAGACCGCTGGCCGCGGCGTGAAGGGTCAGAAGGCCCGTTCCGGTGTTGCCATCAACGGCTTCGAGGGTGGCCAGATGCCACTCTACCGCCGTCTGCCGAAGCGCGGCTTCAACAACATCTTCGCCAAGAGCTTCGCCACGGTGTCGCTCGCCCGTATCCAGACGGCGATCGATGCCAAGAAGCTTGATGCCAAGGAAACCGTGACCGGTGAGGCACTCGTCAAGGCCGGCGTCATTCGCCGCCTCAAGGATGGCGTGCGCGTCCTTTCGGATGGCGAACTCAAGGCAAAGCTCAGCTTCGACGTGGCCGGCGCTTCAAAGGCGGCCATCGAGAAGATCGAGAAGGCCGGCGGTTCGGTGAAGCTGCCCGAAAAGGCATCTGCCGAATAA
- the rpmD gene encoding 50S ribosomal protein L30 — protein MAKKATKTVTVEQIGSPIRRPKEQRATLVGLGLNKMHRKSTLEDTPSVRGMIAAVQHLVRVVDEK, from the coding sequence ATGGCCAAGAAAGCTACCAAGACTGTCACCGTTGAGCAGATCGGCTCGCCGATCCGTCGTCCGAAGGAACAGCGTGCAACGCTGGTCGGCCTCGGCCTCAACAAGATGCACCGCAAGAGCACACTGGAAGATACGCCTTCCGTGCGCGGCATGATCGCGGCTGTCCAGCATCTCGTCCGCGTTGTGGACGAGAAGTAA